In Halapricum desulfuricans, a single window of DNA contains:
- a CDS encoding DUF7544 domain-containing protein, protein MALYATERIDDAVSLTRSLLFPFDGGLWARLAVVVFVLGFGSGGNVTSLGSNTPSAGSSAGSTAPVTDVTVEPGSVSIASEVVAVLVAIAVVLGLAWLVLAWLGAILEFVFVEGLSNRSVAIRRGLGRHWGRGLRLFGFRLAVLAVSLALFGAATLALFWDPITTALGGGSVTISDAQIFVGIATLLFVGALVGLPAIAVHWLTTQLVVPVMLARDSGVLSAWRELLAAVRTQWKQFGAYLLVAIGLRIATTVAVGIVLAIVGVVLAIPFLIVGLLVGLGAIAGGTVTVPLVVGVALLAVAFVLVLALASAVVHVPIESFHRYFALLIVGDFESDFDVLGEIRPSLATDTER, encoded by the coding sequence ATGGCACTGTATGCAACCGAGCGGATCGACGACGCGGTGTCGCTGACGCGGTCGCTTCTGTTCCCGTTCGACGGGGGGCTGTGGGCGCGGCTGGCCGTCGTCGTCTTCGTTCTCGGCTTCGGGTCCGGCGGGAACGTCACGAGCCTGGGCTCGAACACCCCGTCGGCGGGTTCGTCGGCAGGGTCGACGGCACCAGTCACGGACGTGACTGTCGAACCCGGTTCGGTCTCGATCGCGAGCGAGGTCGTTGCCGTACTGGTGGCGATAGCGGTCGTCCTCGGGCTGGCCTGGCTGGTGCTGGCCTGGCTCGGCGCGATCCTGGAGTTCGTCTTCGTCGAGGGACTGTCGAACCGGTCGGTTGCGATCCGTCGCGGCCTCGGTCGCCACTGGGGGCGTGGTCTCCGACTGTTCGGCTTTCGGCTCGCCGTCCTCGCGGTCTCGCTCGCCCTGTTCGGCGCGGCGACGCTAGCGCTGTTCTGGGACCCGATCACGACCGCGCTCGGCGGCGGTTCGGTCACGATCAGCGACGCACAGATCTTCGTCGGGATCGCCACGCTCCTGTTCGTGGGGGCGCTCGTGGGCTTGCCCGCCATCGCGGTCCACTGGTTGACGACCCAACTGGTCGTGCCGGTCATGCTGGCGCGTGACAGCGGCGTCCTGTCGGCCTGGCGAGAACTCCTCGCAGCGGTCCGCACCCAGTGGAAGCAGTTCGGCGCGTACCTGCTCGTGGCGATTGGACTCCGGATCGCGACGACAGTCGCCGTCGGGATCGTGCTGGCGATCGTCGGCGTCGTGCTGGCGATCCCGTTTCTCATCGTCGGCCTGCTGGTTGGCCTGGGGGCGATCGCGGGCGGCACGGTCACGGTCCCGCTCGTCGTCGGGGTCGCTCTGCTCGCGGTCGCGTTCGTCCTCGTGCTCGCGCTGGCCAGCGCGGTCGTTCACGTCCCGATCGAGTCGTTCCACCGCTACTTCGCGCTCCTGATCGTCGGCGATTTCGAGAGCGATTTCGACGTGTTAGGTGAGATCCGCCCCTCGCTCGCGACCGATACCGAACGGTAG
- a CDS encoding dihydroneopterin aldolase family protein: MPTDPEQACFEAGIKFGSLYHQFAGTPVSPDSADSLAQAMEEAIENQPYCESVTVEIREAELEAAIAEGSADYTEFTGRFAEVEIRVDYEGSRAVARMEMDDGYPLMRLVDVE; the protein is encoded by the coding sequence ATGCCCACCGACCCAGAGCAGGCCTGCTTCGAGGCCGGGATCAAGTTCGGATCGCTGTACCACCAGTTCGCCGGGACGCCGGTCAGTCCCGACAGTGCCGACAGCCTCGCGCAGGCAATGGAGGAAGCCATCGAGAACCAGCCCTACTGTGAGTCCGTTACCGTCGAGATCCGCGAGGCGGAACTCGAAGCCGCCATCGCGGAGGGGTCGGCCGACTACACGGAGTTCACCGGCCGGTTCGCCGAAGTGGAGATTCGCGTCGATTACGAGGGGTCTCGGGCCGTCGCCCGCATGGAGATGGATGACGGCTACCCGCTGATGCGCCTCGTGGACGTCGAGTAA
- the azf gene encoding NAD-dependent glucose-6-phosphate dehydrogenase Azf codes for MDDPVLLTGAGGRVGEAILEGLADEYEWRLLLHSPPDEEPDHEYMIGDVTDEALVRAAVEGVGAVIHLAGDPRPEASWDSVLSNNIDGTQKMYEAAVDEGVEKFIYASSNHAVGAFETDERTPEMYREDDDFLLDGTELPRPGNLYGVSKATGEVLGRYYHDQYDIDVCNIRIGNLTRGHPPIDYERGQAMWLSYPDCAHIHQRALEADYDFEIVYGISDNDRKYYSIERAREALGYDPQDNSAHFKGEERVEEPR; via the coding sequence ATGGACGATCCCGTTCTGCTCACGGGTGCTGGCGGTCGCGTCGGCGAGGCGATCCTCGAGGGTCTCGCCGACGAATACGAGTGGCGACTGCTACTGCACAGCCCACCCGACGAAGAACCGGACCACGAGTACATGATCGGCGACGTCACCGACGAGGCGCTCGTCCGGGCCGCCGTCGAGGGCGTCGGCGCGGTCATCCACCTCGCCGGCGACCCCCGACCCGAGGCCTCCTGGGACAGCGTCCTGTCGAACAACATCGACGGCACCCAGAAGATGTACGAGGCCGCCGTCGACGAGGGCGTCGAGAAATTTATCTACGCCTCCTCGAACCACGCGGTCGGGGCCTTCGAGACCGACGAGCGCACCCCGGAGATGTACCGCGAGGACGACGATTTCCTGCTCGACGGGACCGAACTCCCCCGTCCCGGCAACCTCTACGGCGTCTCGAAGGCCACCGGCGAGGTCCTCGGCCGGTACTACCATGATCAGTACGACATCGACGTCTGTAACATCCGGATCGGCAACCTTACTCGCGGTCACCCGCCGATCGACTACGAACGCGGCCAGGCGATGTGGCTCTCCTACCCCGACTGTGCGCATATCCACCAGCGCGCGCTCGAAGCCGACTACGACTTCGAGATCGTCTACGGGATCTCCGACAACGACCGCAAGTACTACTCCATCGAACGGGCTCGCGAGGCGCTTGGCTACGATCCGCAGGACAACTCCGCGCATTTCAAGGGCGAAGAGCGGGTCGAAGAACCGCGTTGA
- a CDS encoding valine--tRNA ligase, producing the protein MSDLPDTYDPDDREQHWRQQWQEMDLYSYDAGAADPDTDYVIDTPPPYPTGNLHIGNALGWCYMDFAARYHRLQGEDVLFPQGWDCHGLPTEVKVEENEGIHRTDVPREEFRQMCIDHTEEQIDAMKDTMHTLGFSQDWDQEFRTMDPEYWGTTQESFVEMADDDLVYRDEHPVNWCPRCETAIADAEVETEEGVEGTLHYITFPSADGGDDVEIATTRPELLSSCVAMAVHPDDDRYADRVGDTFEVPLFGQEVEIIADEEADPEFGTGAVMICTFGDKQDVTWWAEHDLDLRMSFTEDGHLNEKAGEYEGLTIEEAKEVIAEDLDEEGYLEDTEPTTQNVGQCWRCDTPIEILSKEQWFVEVDQDAILERGREVEWIPEHMYDRLEEWTEGMEWDWVISRQRVFATPIPAWFCANDECDHIHVADPEELPAKPTEEEPAIEECPECGATEWVGETDVMDTWMDSSITPLFVRDWPDEDFHPTTLRPQGHDIIRTWAFYTLLRTDALEDEIPWEEILINGMVFGDDGNKMSKSQGNFVQPEEVVEDHSADAFRQAMALAGKRGEDVQFQWKEVTSASRFNTKVWNITKFAAQHLDADREPLDNPAYRDIDRWILSRAAETAEDVAEYMDDYRFDAALRELREFVWHDLADDYLELIKGRLYEGRPGERDAARQGLFVALTASLKMLAPFAPFIAEEAYNALPSTEGSVHAAEWPEIDLHPEEVEDTDAVEQAGEIIVDVASTIRGWKSDAGMALNAELDKVEVYPDDGPEERAIDTYDLSEAVNAPVLMREGVPSVELVPVEVDPDHSVIGPEFRDQAGQVVSALESMDPQEVKDQIDRHAEVEVDLGGEVAVVPGEAVDVIEERRAASGEAVVVLESETATILIYE; encoded by the coding sequence ATGAGTGATCTTCCAGACACCTACGACCCGGACGACCGCGAGCAGCACTGGCGCCAGCAGTGGCAGGAGATGGACCTCTACAGCTACGACGCCGGGGCGGCCGATCCCGACACGGACTACGTGATCGACACGCCGCCGCCCTATCCGACGGGGAACCTCCACATCGGCAACGCGCTGGGGTGGTGTTACATGGACTTCGCCGCTCGCTATCACCGCCTGCAGGGCGAGGACGTACTCTTCCCGCAGGGCTGGGACTGTCACGGGCTCCCGACGGAAGTGAAAGTCGAAGAGAACGAGGGGATCCACCGGACGGACGTCCCGCGAGAGGAGTTCCGCCAGATGTGCATCGATCACACCGAGGAACAGATCGACGCAATGAAAGACACGATGCACACGCTGGGGTTTTCCCAGGACTGGGACCAGGAGTTCCGAACGATGGACCCCGAGTACTGGGGGACCACCCAGGAGTCGTTCGTCGAGATGGCCGACGACGACCTCGTGTATCGGGACGAGCACCCGGTCAACTGGTGTCCGCGCTGCGAGACGGCCATCGCCGACGCAGAGGTCGAGACCGAGGAGGGCGTCGAGGGGACGCTCCACTACATCACCTTCCCGAGCGCCGACGGCGGCGACGACGTCGAGATCGCGACGACCCGTCCCGAACTGCTCTCCTCGTGTGTTGCGATGGCAGTCCACCCCGACGACGACCGCTACGCCGATCGGGTCGGCGACACCTTCGAGGTGCCGCTGTTCGGTCAGGAAGTCGAGATCATCGCCGACGAGGAGGCCGACCCCGAGTTCGGGACCGGCGCGGTGATGATCTGTACCTTCGGGGACAAACAGGACGTGACCTGGTGGGCCGAACACGACCTGGATCTGCGGATGTCCTTCACCGAAGACGGCCACCTCAACGAGAAGGCCGGCGAGTACGAGGGGCTGACTATCGAGGAGGCTAAGGAGGTCATCGCAGAGGACCTCGACGAGGAAGGGTATCTCGAGGATACCGAACCAACGACGCAGAACGTCGGCCAGTGCTGGCGCTGTGACACGCCGATCGAGATCCTCAGCAAGGAGCAGTGGTTCGTCGAGGTCGATCAGGACGCGATCCTCGAGCGCGGTCGGGAGGTCGAGTGGATCCCCGAGCACATGTACGACCGCCTGGAGGAGTGGACGGAGGGCATGGAGTGGGACTGGGTCATCTCCCGCCAGCGCGTGTTCGCCACGCCCATCCCGGCGTGGTTCTGCGCGAACGACGAGTGCGATCACATCCACGTCGCCGATCCCGAGGAACTACCGGCCAAACCCACCGAGGAAGAGCCCGCAATCGAGGAGTGTCCCGAGTGTGGCGCCACCGAGTGGGTCGGCGAGACCGACGTGATGGACACGTGGATGGATTCCTCGATCACGCCGCTTTTCGTTCGCGACTGGCCCGACGAGGACTTCCACCCGACGACGCTGCGGCCGCAGGGCCACGACATCATCCGGACGTGGGCGTTTTACACGCTGTTGCGCACCGACGCGCTGGAGGACGAGATCCCGTGGGAGGAGATCCTCATCAACGGGATGGTCTTCGGCGACGACGGCAACAAGATGTCCAAATCGCAAGGCAACTTCGTCCAGCCCGAGGAAGTCGTCGAGGACCACTCCGCCGACGCCTTCCGGCAGGCGATGGCGCTGGCGGGCAAGCGCGGCGAGGACGTCCAGTTCCAGTGGAAGGAAGTCACCTCCGCCTCGCGGTTCAACACCAAGGTCTGGAACATCACGAAGTTCGCCGCTCAGCACCTCGACGCGGACCGCGAGCCGCTGGACAACCCGGCCTATCGTGACATCGACCGGTGGATCCTCTCGCGGGCCGCCGAGACCGCCGAGGATGTCGCCGAGTACATGGACGACTATCGCTTCGACGCGGCGCTTCGGGAATTGCGGGAGTTCGTCTGGCACGACCTGGCCGACGACTACCTCGAGCTCATCAAGGGCCGACTCTACGAGGGGCGACCCGGCGAGCGCGACGCCGCCCGCCAGGGGCTGTTCGTCGCGCTGACGGCCTCGCTGAAGATGCTCGCGCCCTTCGCGCCGTTCATCGCCGAGGAAGCCTACAACGCTTTGCCCAGCACGGAGGGTAGCGTCCACGCCGCCGAGTGGCCCGAGATCGACCTCCATCCCGAGGAGGTCGAGGACACGGACGCCGTCGAGCAGGCCGGCGAGATCATCGTCGACGTCGCCTCGACGATCCGGGGCTGGAAGTCCGACGCGGGGATGGCGCTCAACGCCGAACTCGACAAGGTCGAAGTCTACCCCGACGACGGCCCCGAGGAGCGCGCGATCGACACCTACGACCTCAGCGAGGCGGTCAACGCGCCCGTGCTGATGCGCGAGGGCGTGCCCAGCGTCGAGCTCGTGCCCGTCGAGGTCGACCCCGATCACTCCGTCATCGGACCGGAGTTCCGCGATCAGGCCGGGCAGGTCGTCTCCGCGCTGGAGTCGATGGACCCGCAGGAAGTCAAAGACCAGATCGACCGCCACGCCGAAGTCGAGGTCGACCTCGGCGGCGAAGTCGCGGTCGTTCCCGGCGAGGCCGTCGACGTGATCGAGGAACGGCGCGCGGCCTCCGGCGAGGCGGTCGTCGTGCTCGAATCCGAGACGGCGACGATCCTGATCTACGAGTGA
- a CDS encoding DUF7547 family protein, with product MVDDDPPDVERQLAELTRTVARLRDQLERERRPLVAPRPPRADELRQFTSEVAIPGAILLLETNVRALRLFQRTIRLADGVDTQDGGDSVSQRAERAGSKALSRLESALEDVQSALDSQPPDSEARDLLEDARRLQSELEDRLDETDEPIETGPSVDVESELESIKDQVENDDDR from the coding sequence ATGGTCGACGACGACCCTCCTGACGTCGAGCGACAACTCGCGGAACTGACCCGGACGGTCGCACGGTTGCGCGACCAGCTCGAACGCGAGCGACGCCCGCTCGTGGCCCCGCGGCCGCCGCGGGCCGACGAACTCAGACAGTTCACCAGCGAAGTCGCGATCCCGGGCGCGATACTGCTTCTCGAGACGAACGTCCGTGCGCTGCGGCTCTTCCAGCGAACGATCCGGCTGGCCGACGGGGTCGACACACAGGACGGCGGCGACTCGGTCTCACAGCGGGCCGAGCGCGCCGGCTCGAAGGCCCTGTCGCGTCTCGAGAGCGCGCTCGAAGACGTGCAGTCGGCGCTCGACAGCCAGCCGCCGGACAGCGAGGCACGCGACCTGCTCGAAGACGCCCGGCGGCTCCAGTCCGAACTGGAAGACCGGCTCGACGAGACGGACGAACCGATTGAGACCGGGCCGTCGGTCGACGTCGAGTCCGAACTCGAGTCGATCAAGGATCAGGTCGAGAACGACGACGACCGATAG
- a CDS encoding alpha-1 4-glucan-protein synthase — translation MTDDICVIVPTIREYECVREYVANARRHEFDTDRLHFVLVTEDFCDTDAMDEMLDELDVTGEVFDGSARERWFAEQGIEEHDYLIPEASHAQTSFGLLYLWAGEFEYGVFIDDDTLPHEDSDFFGTHMDNLQYRGAIEAVESDERWVNVLYQTDTDLYPRGYPYSAMDETVRTETTTVSEVVASQGLWTNVPDLDAVRILMDGDLDGQAQTRLDADDYGEDFVAAPGQYLTVCSMNLAFRREVVPAFYQLPMDDNPWDIGRFDDIWSGVFLKRAADLLGKQIYNGAPLCEHNKAPRSTFGDLANEVAGLELNEHVWELTDRVAEAESFADAFERMAEELVTAETTDYENGEFLRHVGEYMHDWLDCLATIESDGLEATRSARSLADD, via the coding sequence ATGACAGACGACATCTGCGTGATCGTGCCGACGATCCGGGAGTACGAGTGCGTCCGCGAGTACGTGGCAAACGCCCGCCGTCACGAGTTCGACACGGATCGACTGCACTTCGTGCTGGTCACGGAGGACTTCTGTGACACCGACGCGATGGACGAGATGCTGGATGAACTGGACGTCACAGGGGAGGTCTTCGACGGGAGCGCCCGCGAACGGTGGTTCGCCGAGCAGGGGATCGAGGAGCACGACTACCTGATTCCCGAGGCGAGTCACGCCCAGACGAGTTTCGGTCTGCTGTACCTCTGGGCGGGCGAGTTCGAGTACGGCGTGTTCATCGACGACGACACCCTGCCCCACGAGGACAGCGATTTCTTCGGGACGCACATGGACAACCTCCAGTACCGGGGCGCGATCGAGGCCGTCGAGTCAGACGAGCGGTGGGTGAACGTCCTCTATCAGACCGACACGGACCTGTACCCGCGCGGGTATCCCTACAGCGCGATGGACGAGACCGTCCGAACGGAGACGACGACAGTCTCGGAGGTCGTCGCCTCCCAGGGACTGTGGACGAACGTTCCCGACCTGGATGCGGTCCGGATCCTGATGGACGGCGATCTGGACGGCCAGGCCCAGACTCGCCTCGACGCGGACGACTACGGCGAGGACTTCGTGGCCGCGCCGGGTCAGTACCTGACGGTCTGCTCGATGAATCTGGCGTTCAGACGCGAGGTCGTCCCGGCGTTCTACCAGCTCCCGATGGACGACAACCCCTGGGACATCGGCCGGTTCGACGACATCTGGAGCGGCGTCTTTTTGAAGCGCGCGGCGGACCTGCTGGGCAAGCAGATCTACAACGGCGCACCGCTGTGTGAGCACAACAAGGCCCCGCGCTCGACGTTCGGGGACCTGGCCAACGAGGTCGCCGGCCTCGAACTGAACGAACACGTCTGGGAACTGACCGACCGCGTTGCCGAGGCCGAGAGCTTCGCCGACGCCTTCGAGCGCATGGCCGAGGAACTGGTGACTGCCGAGACAACCGACTACGAGAACGGCGAGTTCCTCCGGCACGTCGGCGAGTACATGCACGACTGGCTCGACTGTCTCGCGACGATCGAATCCGACGGTCTGGAGGCCACGCGATCGGCCCGGTCGCTCGCGGACGACTGA
- a CDS encoding extracellular solute-binding protein — MTNDDSTFGDRSERPGTRSSRRGFLATSGVAAAGALAGCTGLFGGDSGDYGAPDYDAADAAMEAMALSEFQGSGAILEGRPAPGGRSMEDLPNLSGELSIYLGGGEGGLYLQLFDVLEEVYPDFAYTSQSKPSSELALQIADEAQAGQLQADLFISIGAGSLGTVLEDGATRPLTEETVDPVPDAFVQPDRNWVGIAGRARAVPYNTEQLDEGDLPDSVMDFPDADPLQSATGWAPTYGAFQDFITAMRLQEGEDATRQWLEDMQAAGIQSYDNEFLISDAISTGELAAGFANHYYALRVLNGSPDRPLDLYFTRGDAGSLVNVSGAALLDRDENAGLADVFVRHLLSAEAQEFFATRTYAYPMLPGVQPVGDLPTIDELETPDIDLTELANTGPTTDLLTEAGVL, encoded by the coding sequence ATGACAAACGACGACAGCACGTTCGGCGATCGATCGGAGCGTCCGGGGACTCGCTCGTCACGACGGGGCTTTCTGGCGACGAGCGGCGTCGCGGCGGCAGGCGCGCTCGCCGGCTGTACCGGGCTGTTCGGTGGCGACAGCGGTGACTACGGAGCGCCGGACTACGACGCGGCCGACGCGGCGATGGAAGCGATGGCCCTCTCGGAGTTTCAGGGATCTGGGGCCATTCTCGAGGGACGACCGGCACCGGGCGGGCGCTCGATGGAGGACCTCCCGAACCTCTCGGGCGAACTCTCGATCTATCTCGGCGGCGGCGAAGGCGGACTCTACCTCCAGCTGTTCGACGTCCTCGAGGAGGTCTATCCCGACTTCGCGTATACGTCTCAGTCCAAACCGTCGAGCGAGCTCGCCCTCCAGATCGCAGACGAGGCACAGGCCGGCCAGCTCCAGGCGGACCTGTTCATCTCGATCGGCGCGGGGTCGCTCGGGACCGTCCTCGAGGACGGCGCGACCCGCCCGCTGACCGAAGAGACGGTCGATCCCGTGCCCGACGCGTTCGTACAGCCGGACCGCAACTGGGTCGGTATCGCCGGCCGTGCCCGGGCGGTCCCGTACAACACCGAGCAACTGGACGAGGGCGACCTCCCTGACAGCGTGATGGACTTCCCCGACGCCGACCCGCTCCAGAGCGCGACTGGCTGGGCACCGACCTACGGGGCGTTCCAAGACTTCATCACCGCGATGCGCTTGCAGGAGGGTGAAGACGCCACTCGCCAGTGGCTCGAGGACATGCAGGCGGCCGGGATCCAGTCCTACGACAACGAGTTCCTGATCTCCGATGCGATCTCGACCGGCGAACTGGCGGCCGGGTTCGCCAACCACTACTACGCGCTGCGCGTGCTCAACGGCTCGCCGGATCGACCGCTGGACCTGTATTTCACCCGCGGCGACGCCGGGTCGCTGGTCAACGTCTCGGGTGCCGCGCTGCTCGATCGCGACGAGAACGCCGGCCTCGCGGACGTGTTCGTCCGCCACCTCCTCTCGGCTGAAGCCCAGGAGTTCTTCGCCACCCGGACCTACGCCTATCCGATGCTGCCCGGCGTCCAGCCGGTCGGTGACCTGCCGACGATCGACGAACTGGAGACGCCGGATATCGACCTGACCGAACTGGCGAACACCGGTCCGACGACGGACCTGCTGACCGAAGCGGGAGTGCTGTAG
- a CDS encoding ABC transporter permease, producing the protein MSVSDPVSRRIKRRSRGDVQTLVLALLAGSVAVAVLTPLLWVLNSARSVPLDRFFDILFRRTTLDIFLNTVVLVVAVTALSVLIGVPLAVLTAQTDLPFRRLFTVLAALPLVVPSYIGAFAFVSAFGPRGELADALAPLGVEQIPSIYGLVGSVIVLTLFTYPYVFLTTRASLLSIDGRTVEAARTLNHTRLGAFRRVTLPQLKPGIAAGALLVALYTLSDFGTPAIMQFDVFTRIIYVRTTARQVDFASIFSILLVVLTVVILLAESRIERGGETSAYVNRGTDRPGVVRLGRWRWVATLFPLAVASLALALPPAILFTWLGRSTPELAGAAVDFRWEFTWNSVTASALAAGASVLAALPLAYLSARGDGRLSSLPERASYVGYAVPGVVVGFGLLSVALNATPFLYGSLAVLVFAYVVRFLPQAVGTTRSSILQVDPQLLEAARTLGKPPLVAFRKVVLPLVMPGIVAGAALVFLTSMKELAATLLLRPFGFETLVTYIWQVQEAAAYGQAAVPALVLIGISALSMLVILGRERYDVKE; encoded by the coding sequence ATGTCAGTCAGCGACCCCGTGTCCCGCCGCATCAAGCGCCGCTCCAGAGGCGACGTCCAGACGCTCGTGCTGGCGCTGCTTGCGGGGTCGGTCGCGGTCGCAGTGCTGACGCCGCTTCTGTGGGTGCTCAACAGCGCTCGATCGGTGCCCCTCGATCGCTTCTTCGACATCCTGTTCCGCCGGACGACCCTCGACATCTTCCTCAACACGGTCGTGCTCGTGGTCGCGGTGACCGCGCTGTCGGTCCTGATCGGCGTCCCGCTCGCGGTGCTGACCGCACAGACGGATCTGCCCTTCCGACGGCTGTTTACCGTGCTCGCCGCGCTGCCGCTCGTGGTCCCCAGCTACATCGGCGCGTTCGCGTTCGTCTCGGCGTTCGGGCCGCGGGGCGAGCTCGCCGACGCGCTCGCACCGCTCGGGGTCGAGCAGATCCCTTCGATCTACGGGCTCGTCGGCTCGGTGATCGTGCTGACGCTGTTCACCTATCCGTACGTCTTTCTCACGACGCGGGCGTCGCTGCTGTCGATCGACGGCCGGACCGTCGAGGCCGCCCGGACGCTCAACCACACTCGTCTGGGGGCGTTCAGGCGGGTCACCCTCCCGCAGTTGAAGCCCGGAATCGCGGCGGGTGCGTTGCTGGTCGCGCTGTACACGCTGTCGGACTTCGGGACGCCGGCGATCATGCAGTTCGACGTGTTCACCCGGATCATCTACGTGCGCACGACCGCCCGGCAGGTCGATTTCGCGTCGATCTTCTCGATCCTGCTGGTCGTGCTGACGGTCGTCATCCTGCTCGCGGAATCGCGGATCGAGCGCGGCGGCGAGACCTCCGCGTACGTCAACCGCGGGACGGATCGCCCCGGCGTCGTTCGGCTGGGTCGGTGGCGCTGGGTGGCGACGCTGTTCCCGCTCGCCGTCGCGTCGCTGGCGCTGGCGCTGCCGCCGGCGATCCTGTTCACGTGGCTGGGCCGTTCGACGCCCGAGCTGGCCGGTGCGGCCGTCGACTTCCGGTGGGAGTTCACCTGGAACTCGGTGACCGCCTCCGCGCTGGCGGCGGGGGCGTCCGTGCTCGCGGCGCTGCCGCTCGCGTATCTCTCGGCCCGCGGCGACGGACGGCTCTCGTCGCTGCCCGAGCGGGCGAGTTACGTCGGCTACGCCGTTCCGGGCGTCGTCGTCGGGTTCGGCCTGCTGTCGGTGGCGCTGAACGCCACGCCGTTTCTCTACGGCTCGCTGGCGGTGCTGGTGTTCGCGTACGTCGTCCGGTTTCTCCCGCAGGCGGTCGGGACGACCCGGTCTTCGATCCTGCAGGTCGATCCGCAACTGCTCGAGGCCGCCCGGACGCTCGGCAAACCGCCGCTGGTGGCCTTCCGAAAGGTCGTTCTGCCGCTGGTGATGCCCGGCATCGTCGCCGGGGCCGCGCTGGTCTTTCTCACCAGCATGAAGGAACTGGCCGCGACGCTTCTGTTGCGGCCGTTCGGCTTCGAGACGCTAGTCACCTACATCTGGCAGGTACAGGAGGCCGCGGCGTACGGTCAGGCGGCCGTACCGGCGCTGGTGTTGATCGGCATCTCGGCGCTGTCGATGCTCGTGATACTCGGACGGGAGCGATACGATGTCAAGGAATGA
- a CDS encoding ABC transporter ATP-binding protein has protein sequence MSRNDTLTTIEQTIETTPERESFGEPVLELADVTKRFGGERAVENVSLDIREGELVTLLGPSGCGKTTTLRMIAGLETPSEGTVTIGGERVAGARDATPPEQRDVGLVFQEYALFPHLTVGENVAFGLEADDGERVAELLELVDLEGYADRSPESLSGGERQRVALARSLAPEPDVLLLDEPFSNLDVRLREEMREEVRRILKAAGVTAVSVTHDQEEALSISDRVAIMNDGRLEQVGRPEEVFGHPESRFVASFLGQASFLTGTVVDGGVDTSLGLLDDDRLDGSIEEYRGAEIEVLVRPDDLRATPCPGPSTHGEVVHRQYTGPSFVYRVELDSGDVVHCQHNHATEFDHGTRVCIELEADHSLAWYPAE, from the coding sequence ATGTCAAGGAATGATACCTTAACGACGATCGAACAGACGATCGAAACGACGCCCGAGCGCGAGTCGTTCGGCGAGCCGGTCCTCGAGCTGGCCGACGTCACCAAGCGATTCGGCGGCGAGCGCGCCGTCGAGAACGTCTCGCTCGACATCCGCGAGGGCGAACTGGTGACGCTGCTCGGCCCCAGCGGCTGTGGCAAGACGACGACGCTGCGGATGATCGCCGGGCTCGAGACGCCGTCCGAGGGGACGGTCACGATCGGCGGCGAGCGCGTCGCCGGAGCGCGGGACGCGACGCCGCCCGAACAGCGCGACGTGGGCCTGGTCTTTCAGGAGTACGCCCTGTTCCCGCATCTGACCGTCGGCGAGAACGTCGCCTTCGGGCTCGAGGCGGACGACGGCGAGCGCGTCGCGGAGCTGCTCGAACTCGTCGACCTCGAGGGGTACGCGGACCGCAGCCCCGAGAGCCTCTCGGGCGGGGAGCGACAGCGGGTCGCGCTCGCCCGCTCGCTCGCCCCGGAGCCGGACGTGCTCCTGCTGGACGAGCCGTTCTCGAATCTGGACGTTCGACTGCGCGAGGAGATGCGCGAGGAGGTCCGCCGGATCCTCAAGGCCGCCGGCGTGACGGCGGTGTCGGTCACCCACGACCAGGAGGAGGCGCTGTCGATCTCCGATCGGGTGGCGATCATGAACGACGGCCGCCTCGAACAGGTCGGCCGCCCGGAAGAGGTGTTCGGCCACCCCGAGTCGCGGTTCGTCGCGAGCTTTCTCGGACAGGCGAGTTTCCTCACCGGGACCGTCGTCGATGGCGGCGTCGACACGTCGCTTGGGCTGCTTGACGACGACCGGCTCGACGGCTCGATCGAGGAGTATCGCGGTGCCGAGATCGAGGTCCTGGTCCGTCCGGACGACCTCCGGGCGACACCCTGTCCCGGGCCCAGTACGCACGGCGAGGTCGTCCACCGCCAGTACACCGGCCCGTCGTTCGTCTACCGGGTCGAACTCGATTCCGGCGACGTGGTCCACTGCCAGCACAACCACGCGACGGAATTCGACCACGGGACTCGCGTCTGTATCGAACTCGAGGCCGATCACTCGCTGGCCTGGTATCCCGCGGAGTGA